TCCCTATTACTCTCATCCGATAGAGGTAGCATATATGGTTTCTGATCATCTTTACCGCACTGACATTATTGTTACCAGCATCCTACATGATACTATAGAGGATACAAAGCTTACTAGAAGTATGATTGCAAGTGTTTTTGGAGAGCATATTGCTAGTCAAGTAGAAGATTTAAGCAGAAACAAGCCTCACGGCAAGATTAGCTCGGCGGAAACATTGAATATATTATTTCAACAGAAAAAATATGATGTCTTATTGATCAAGCTATTTGATCGACTGCATAATTTGCAAACTATTGGGGCTAAATCTTCAGAAAAAGCTAGGAAAACTATAGTAGAAACTCTTAGTAGGTTTATGAGTCTTAGCATGTATTACAATACACCAACAATTGAACAAAATTTTGCAGAATTATGTTCTAAAGTAATACATACTTATTACAAAACCAATAACTAGTCTTTACAGTCAAAAAGCGTCTTATTTTAAAATGATCTCTTACTCCAGCAATTTTTTGACGAAGAGACTAATATGATTCGTAGTTACTAGTTACCTTCTCCAATTTTGCAAAATAAAATATTCCAAATCCATAGCTCATTACTATAGGTAACATAATACATAATATCCCTAGTTGCCCCATATATTTTGTACAATATATGAAACCAAAAGATGTAACAATGGAAATTATGGCATGTGCTAAAGCATATACAAAACTACTATACGTAAAGCGTTTAAAAATAGGAAAATATTTGTAGAAAATGGCACTAGCTGGAGAGGAGTCAGGTGCAAATAATATAATCAACACTTGTATTATAAATAAATGTATCGGGGTACTGACCTTATCAAGGAAATAAGGGCAAAATATTATAAAAGCAAAAAAAATCATCCACCTAACTTTAAGAATCTTTAAAGGATATATTATATAACTTAGATACAATAATACCAACGTAGTAAGTAGTTGTATTATTGAAATAAGAAAGTTATGATAAAGAATATCTCCAACACTATAAACAAAAGAATTCCTGAGTATATTACCACAATAAAAATACACAAAATATGTTGGCACTGGACCAGCACATTGAATTAAAAAATAGAATAATACTGTCTTTTTCTGTACTTT
This genomic interval from Candidatus Tisiphia endosymbiont of Dioctria linearis contains the following:
- a CDS encoding HD domain-containing protein: MEDSNNWEARYVNCKYADRLVNKLVELNQQVTIPVNMNEVKKGIYYAKKYHGSQMRQSGDPYYSHPIEVAYMVSDHLYRTDIIVTSILHDTIEDTKLTRSMIASVFGEHIASQVEDLSRNKPHGKISSAETLNILFQQKKYDVLLIKLFDRLHNLQTIGAKSSEKARKTIVETLSRFMSLSMYYNTPTIEQNFAELCSKVIHTYYKTNN